Proteins encoded by one window of Brienomyrus brachyistius isolate T26 chromosome 1, BBRACH_0.4, whole genome shotgun sequence:
- the LOC125746627 gene encoding uncharacterized protein K02A2.6-like isoform X1, with product MTTFGTVGEFVEGTEDWTEYEERLGHFFSANGISDGDRKRSILLSACGAKTYKLIRNLATPRKPGEIPYDDLVQLVANHHNPKPSVIVQRFKFHSHFRKQGQSVANFVAELRQLSEHCDFGAVLDDMLRDRLVCGINNEAIQRRLLGETPPLTFKKAFDISQGMEMADSNAKDIQRGHAVSQAATVHQVRKETGKQPKIVECFRCGGKHYANECKFKESVCHSCKKVGHLAKQCKTSKFKRNPGQKSAKQFRAATNHLENQAEESACAYNMYGIRSGDFPPVPYYATLDVNGQDITFEIDSGASTSVISEDTYKSTWRSDPPTLRPTNLNLRTYTGQSIPHLGELHVHMCTGGQRAAVRLVVAKGSGPSLLGRDVLRKLQLNWQEIKFVRTVEDILQKYSDVFRDELGTLKGVTVKLHVDPNATPRFFKPRSVPYAMKSKVEEELERLQRLGIIETVQFSKWAAPIVPVLKPDKTVRICGDYKLTVNQVSTLDEYPLPRVEDLFATLAGVSSHATIHYSTLTSRDAHGTQAQIKVGFAAP from the coding sequence ATGACTACTTTCGGGACTGTGGGTGAATTCGTGGAGGGAACCGAGGATTGGACAGAGTACGAAGAAAGGTTAGGACACTTTTTCTCTGCAAATGGAATTTCTGATGGAGACAGAAAGCGCTCCATTCTCTTGAGTGCGTGCGGTGCTAAAACTTACAAGCTAATACGGAATTTAGCCACGCCGCGGAAACCGGGAGAGATTCCTTACGACGACCTCGTCCAACTCGTGGCGAATCACCACAATCCGAAACCATCTGTGATAGTCCAGCGTTTCAAGTTCCACAGTCACTTCAGGAAGCAAGGTCAGTCTGTGGCTAACTTCGTGGCGGAGCTAAGGCAGTTGTCGGAGCACTGTGATTTCGGAGCAGTGTTGGATGACATGCTTCGGGACAGACTTGTTTGCGGTATTAATAATGAGGCTATTCAAAGACGGTTGCTGGGAGAGACACCTCCATTAACCTTCAAGAAGGCTTTTGATATTTctcagggtatggaaatggcTGACAGTAATGCAAAAGACATTCAGAGGGGACATGCGGTTTCACAGGCAGCAACGGTGCATCAGGTCCGGAAAGAGACTGGTAAACAGCCTAAAATCGTTGAATGTTTTCGCTGTGGGGGGAAGCATTATGCAAACGAGTGCAAATTCAAGGAGAGTGTTTGTCATTCCTGCAAAAAAGTTGGACATTTAGCTAAACAATGTAAGACTTCTAAGTTTAAACGCAACCCTGGACAGAAAAGTGCAAAACAGTTTAGGGCAGCAACGAATCATTTGGAGAATCAAGCTGAGGAATCGGCATGTGCCTACAATATGTATGGAATACGAAGTGGTGATTTTCCTCCTGTACCTTATTACGCCACTTTGGACGTAAACGGACAAGACATTACTTTCGAGATTGATTCAGGGGCTTCTACATCAGTCATTAGTGAAGATACCTACAAAAGCACTTGGAGGTCAGACCCTCCCACACTTAGACCTACAAATTTGAACCTCAGGACATATACAGGGCAATCCATTCCACATCTGGGGGAGTTGCACGTACACATGTGTACTGGAGGTCAGAGAGCTGCTGTTAGATTGGTGGTAGCTAAAGGTAGCGGTCCTAGCCTTTTGGGACGTGATGTGCTTAGAAAACTTCAGTTAAATTGGCAAGAAATTAAATTTGTACGCACTGTAGAGGACATTCTGCAGAAATACTCTGATGTTTTTCGAGATGAGCTGGGTACTTTAAAAGGGGTGACAGTAAAATTGCATGTTGACCCAAATGCCACCCCACGATTTTTCAAACCGAGGTCAGTGCCCTATGCAATGAAAAGCAAAGTGGAAGAAGAGCTAGAGAGGTTGCAGAGACTGGGCATTATAGAAACGGTACAATTTTCCAAGTGGGCAGCACCTATTGTTCCAGTTTTAAAACCAGACAAAACTGTGAGAATATGTGGGGATTATAAACTCACTGTAAATCAAGTCTCAACCTTGGATGAATACCCACTGCCAAGAGTGGAAGACCTGTTTGCTACCCTGGCTGGAG
- the LOC125746627 gene encoding uncharacterized protein K02A2.6-like isoform X2, whose product MLRDRLVCGINNEAIQRRLLGETPPLTFKKAFDISQGMEMADSNAKDIQRGHAVSQAATVHQVRKETGKQPKIVECFRCGGKHYANECKFKESVCHSCKKVGHLAKQCKTSKFKRNPGQKSAKQFRAATNHLENQAEESACAYNMYGIRSGDFPPVPYYATLDVNGQDITFEIDSGASTSVISEDTYKSTWRSDPPTLRPTNLNLRTYTGQSIPHLGELHVHMCTGGQRAAVRLVVAKGSGPSLLGRDVLRKLQLNWQEIKFVRTVEDILQKYSDVFRDELGTLKGVTVKLHVDPNATPRFFKPRSVPYAMKSKVEEELERLQRLGIIETVQFSKWAAPIVPVLKPDKTVRICGDYKLTVNQVSTLDEYPLPRVEDLFATLAGVSSHATIHYSTLTSRDAHGTQAQIKVGFAAP is encoded by the coding sequence ATGCTTCGGGACAGACTTGTTTGCGGTATTAATAATGAGGCTATTCAAAGACGGTTGCTGGGAGAGACACCTCCATTAACCTTCAAGAAGGCTTTTGATATTTctcagggtatggaaatggcTGACAGTAATGCAAAAGACATTCAGAGGGGACATGCGGTTTCACAGGCAGCAACGGTGCATCAGGTCCGGAAAGAGACTGGTAAACAGCCTAAAATCGTTGAATGTTTTCGCTGTGGGGGGAAGCATTATGCAAACGAGTGCAAATTCAAGGAGAGTGTTTGTCATTCCTGCAAAAAAGTTGGACATTTAGCTAAACAATGTAAGACTTCTAAGTTTAAACGCAACCCTGGACAGAAAAGTGCAAAACAGTTTAGGGCAGCAACGAATCATTTGGAGAATCAAGCTGAGGAATCGGCATGTGCCTACAATATGTATGGAATACGAAGTGGTGATTTTCCTCCTGTACCTTATTACGCCACTTTGGACGTAAACGGACAAGACATTACTTTCGAGATTGATTCAGGGGCTTCTACATCAGTCATTAGTGAAGATACCTACAAAAGCACTTGGAGGTCAGACCCTCCCACACTTAGACCTACAAATTTGAACCTCAGGACATATACAGGGCAATCCATTCCACATCTGGGGGAGTTGCACGTACACATGTGTACTGGAGGTCAGAGAGCTGCTGTTAGATTGGTGGTAGCTAAAGGTAGCGGTCCTAGCCTTTTGGGACGTGATGTGCTTAGAAAACTTCAGTTAAATTGGCAAGAAATTAAATTTGTACGCACTGTAGAGGACATTCTGCAGAAATACTCTGATGTTTTTCGAGATGAGCTGGGTACTTTAAAAGGGGTGACAGTAAAATTGCATGTTGACCCAAATGCCACCCCACGATTTTTCAAACCGAGGTCAGTGCCCTATGCAATGAAAAGCAAAGTGGAAGAAGAGCTAGAGAGGTTGCAGAGACTGGGCATTATAGAAACGGTACAATTTTCCAAGTGGGCAGCACCTATTGTTCCAGTTTTAAAACCAGACAAAACTGTGAGAATATGTGGGGATTATAAACTCACTGTAAATCAAGTCTCAACCTTGGATGAATACCCACTGCCAAGAGTGGAAGACCTGTTTGCTACCCTGGCTGGAG
- the LOC125744066 gene encoding uncharacterized protein LOC125744066: MTRDGLQESFNVEHPCRFCFAKKSEIQEKEVCSGAFELRTKQEHDSGEDEASMESKRKEMVEDMKKRRVNSALIAQNMNSTFALLRKELIEKEPAVKNTVERWPALFTQSQILTEFSRISGKNLESEFFQELDKFTQRFIDIFRTKGGDIGAKLKKILHQIENDKSNINARRTAVLRGLPFLLGEDPTDFYKTCFDCDDNEDLSDITIGILTVIPEHSATATLPYSLHLDATTTAIILEGTVVVDNVENLPQAMCLLFGLIYALNLEYPAALKSTFDFTQSVILSLGHKSLKPKIQSLKKSLDAVICHCHDVNVQYYTECFPVVEKEKKFT, translated from the exons ATGACCAGAGATG GACTACAGGAGAGTTTCAATGTTGAGCACCCATGTCGGTTCTGCTTTGCAAAGAAAAGTGAAATCCAGGAGAAGGAGGTCTGTTCAGGAGCATTTGAACTGAGAACCAAGCAGGAGCATGACAG TGGTGAAGATGAAGCCAGCATGGAGTCCAAAAGGAAGGAGATGGTGGAAGACATGAAGAAACGTCGTGTTAATTCTGCACTGATAGCCCAGAACATGAATTCTACATTTGCCTTACTTAGAAAAGAACTGATAGAGAAGGAGCCTGCAGTGAAGAATACAGTGGAAAGGTGGCCAGCCCTTTTCACACAGAGTCAG attcttaCAGAGTTTAGTCGCATATCTGGCAAAAACTTGGAATCAGAATTCTTTCAAGAACTGGACAAGTTCACTCAACGTTTCATCGATATCTTCAGGACTAAAGGTGGAGACATTGGCGCCAAACTTAAGAAGATTCTGCACCAGATTGAAAATGAT AAATCCAACATCAACGCCAGACGAACCGCCGTTCTTCGTGGACTACCATTCCTTCTCGGGGAGGACCCCACAGATTTTTACAAGACCTGTTTT GACTGTGACGACAATGAAGACCTGTCTGACATTACAATTGGAATTCTGACGGTGATTCCTGAGCACTCTGCAACTGCAACACTACCCTACTCCCTGCATCTTGATGCCACAACAACAGCTATTATTTTGGAAGGTACCGTGGTTGTGGATAACGTGGAAAATCTTCCACAAGCAATGTGTCTGCTCTTTGGACTGATTTATGCTCTAAACTTAGAGTATCCTGCAGCTCTGAAGagcacatttgatttcacacagAGTGTGATTTTGTCTCTTGGCCATAAGTCACTCAAACCTAAAATCCAATCACTAAAAAAATCGCTTGATGCAGTAATATGTCATTGCCATGATGTGAATGTTCAGTACTACACTGAGTGTTTTCCAGTtgttgaaaaggaaaaaaagtttACTTAA